One Argentina anserina chromosome 6, drPotAnse1.1, whole genome shotgun sequence genomic window, CTCTTTTAAAGCAAATATCCAACTCTTTAACGTTTCTTTCCAAAGCAAAGCTCACTGACTTGTATATGGTACTGTCAGCAGCTCCTAAATATCTCATCCTGAGCCTGAACTTCTCCAGATACTTTTGTTTCTCAAAGATCTTCAAACAACTGGTTAAGAACTTACGGAACTCTCTACGTTGTTTCTTGTGATCATCACGCTGCTCGTTACCTTCATCCTCATCGATATCTAAAACGAGAACCGAAGAACACACGCTTGCCCATTCCTTGGAAAGAATGCTCGCCTTAACGACGTTCTTGGTGGAAAGATGAGAGACGATTCGGTTGATGACCAGTTCGGGTAGATGGGATGTGTACACACCCCTGGTGTTTTGGCTCTGATCCTCCTCCTTCTTGAACCTTTTGTTTCTGTTCGCCATGTTGATGCCTGATACTTTTCTCTTCTGCTTCCTTTGATCATtagcaaacaaaacaaaaatcattaTATGTCACTAGCAAATTACAATTAAGTTCACCAAGGTGAACAAATTACATTGGgttccttgttttttttttttttcaagccaATAATGGGCTTAACCGGGCTAGGTGTGAAGCGGACTTAGGAGCCCAcccaaaagaggaaaaaaaaaaacttgtttttaattaaatcGTGCATGGAAAGACAAGCCGACCGGCGCCGAGTGTTccagagagaagaagaaaataagggCTCGAAATCTCTATACTTCTCCCCAGAAAGCGATGATGGCGACCGCCTTGAGCTGCGGCCAGTCCATCTTCCTCTTCCCTCCTTCTTCCTCCAGCTCTCGGTACCCTTCTTCTCTCCTTTAACCTACCTTGTGTTTTCTTCACACcaattctttcttcttcttcttcttcttcttcttcttcttcttcttcttcttgtgttATTTTCCAAAAAGAACAGTGAATATGATAAGAAGGAAAAGATTTAAGTTTTTGGGAATTAATTCTCATAGGGAATGTTGGGTTGTGCTCAAAATGGGTTCTTTTATGAGGGATTGAATTCGAGAGATGGAACCCGTTAATGTTTTTTCAGAGTTTCTGctctgtttttggtttggattttGTGATTGTTCTGTGATCTCTGTAATTGGAAGCTGGTTTTTTGTTGGAATTTTTAATAGGGTTTGTGTTGGTGTTATTCATTTTGTAAGTTTTGGATGTTTGCatcttgattaattgtttaCCGTTGATATGTGTTAAGAACTTGGAAAGTAAAGTAGGTCTGGTGCAATGATATATGAGTAGATATTTggctaaattatatatatatatatatagtaaaatTGTGATGTTGGAGGCTGCCTACTATGGAATTCTCCCTGTATACAGTTTGTATCTGGTATCACTAGGTGATCACAGTATAAGATCAAACATAATAATTGGTTTACGGCAtggttttttatttacattagGGTAGCATTATGAAAATTAGGCACTTGGGCTTGAAAATTGTAAACTGAGGGAGGGTTTGACAGATATGAATTTTGAGGCGTTCTGCAGTTTATATGTATACACAAAGTTAATTCATATGAATGTATATGATCCAGCATAAATTTGCTAAACTGATACTAGTAAATTGGATATTTAGCACCTGCGTCGTGGTAACAATGATCAATCATCTCTATAACCTCTATCGAAACAGATACAGAAGGTGGGTACTAAGATAGATGTAGATAGATTTTTTTATGAGAGTGTTGCCATATTTACTTATCAATCAATAGAACCAGCTTCCTTGAGTCAAATAACCACCTGGATAATGGAGATAGATATATCGGGCGTTACTAAATTATAATGCTAGTATTATTTTGTGAAGACATGATTTGAGCTTTGGAAGATGAATATCAACTGTTTAACTTGTCCTTCAGTATTTTTAGCCTTATATTGTTTTAGCATGGAAGATATCAGTTTCTTTTTGAATAGTTTCATGTTTTCagtaagaaaataattgattgcATTGGAAGTTTATACAGTAGAAGATTAATCAGCAGAATTTTATCACTGGATCATGATAAAATACTTCTTATTTGCAATTTAGTACATGGCCTAGTTcttgataattttttatttatttttgaatcaaatcattatAAACTTCTTATTTGCTAATGGTTTTTAACTATGTATAATGATGTGAATCTTAGAGGAACCaccaagctcaacagggttgCATGCAAGTTCAATCCAAAACCACTGCCTATATTTTTGACAAGCACACCACTTAATCCATTTCTGCCTGTGCTGCCCAGAGGTATGTCACTTTTCTTGCATCATACCTTTGTGAAAACCTATTTAAGAAAATCAATATTACATCAAGCCAATCCTTGGTCTCATGGTAAAATGATGTTTATGTAGATCCTTAAACTACTTTTGGACTAATAGTGATGAAATGCATCTATCCTTTTGAGCATTGAAAACAATGTACTGTTTATATGACATTAGTCTTTTGATATGACATGTATTCAGTCTTCCCATATCTTCCCAGATATGAATGCAATGAATATGTTCTTTGGAACATCTTAGAAATCTCGTATTATAATAATTCCCATTTTTCAGGATTGCCAAGCTTGGACCTTTCTGCTGCATCATTTACGGTGCTAAGGGGGAGTGAAGCTGGCCAGTCACAGAAAACATCCATTCTACTCAGACAGCGGAAATCTTCAGCATCGGTACAAGCAAAGAAGAAGGATAATAGTTCAATCACCATACCTTTCCCGAAAATGACTGAGAAGCCAGAGTGGTGGTGGAGAACTTTAGCATGTCTTCCATATTTAGCATCTATGCAGATGTCTGACCTTGGATTTTATATTATGCCGTTTGCAGAACACTATCAACTCTTTGGAGATTTGATTTATTACGTCCCTGGAGCAATAAAGAGGTTACCACAGTGGTTCCCAGTGACATATTGTTTACTGGCATATTACTTCATTGTGAAGAGGAAAGAGTGGCCTCACTTCTTTAGGTACCATGTGATAATGGCCATGTTACTGGAAACGATGCTGCAAGTGGTTGCACAAGGGAGCAATTTCTTTCCACTCATAAACTTGAACGGCACATTTGGCATAGAATACTGGGCGGCCATGGCGTTCTTGTATATCCTGATCTTGTTGGAGTGCATAAGGTGTGCTCTTTCTGGCAAGTATGCTAAGCTCCCATTTTTCAGTACTCCTGCTCTGGCTCATACTCTTTATACCGTAGAAGGCAGGCTAAGACCTTTCTAAGAGCGGGTACAGATCTTGTTTGGGTCTTATGATGAGTCTATGCTCTTCAGAGTATTATGTTCTATGTTCTTTAGAGTTGGTCATTATTGTAcattaatatttataaaattattggATTGTTGGATTTGTGTCGAACTGAGGATATATTTGATACTGGATAGTCTGGCATCGACTTATTATTGATGAAGGCTTTGGTATTGGCTGGTATGTCTGTATTTCACTGTAGCATGCATGATACTAGTCTGTATTCATTTTGTTACGACTCTTTTGAGATAGGAGAAGGGAGGAATAGTTCTAACCATGCGGCTACCTCAATGATAGAAaatcatcatgatcgatctTCACTCGTATTTGTCGTTGCTGATTGAGATGCAACACTCAATCAAGTAGATTAAGTAGATTAATATTGGCAACTCTAGGTTTTGCATGTTAACTCTATGAGATCAAATgattcactcttatggttaaCAACTTAATGACCCGCTTCGTAGTGCCATGTTAACGCTCACTTAATGACCATAATCAAGAACAAGAGCAAACCTTCTTTTTTCGattaagaaagaaacaaattacACAGAACAGGGGAGAGACTTTCTCCAAACAAAACAACCCAAGACAGAGTGACCAAAAGAGAGGGAAGAGAATCAGCTACAAAATTAGTTTCACGTCATACATGCTTAAAACATACTGAATTAAAATGATGAGCTaacaatcaaatattagcCGACAAGAGCAAAACTTTTCAAACATGCGACTTTTGAAACCAAACTCAACAATTAAACAACTCAATCTAGAATATAGATTATAGAGTAAACACAAGTAACTAATTAATTCCCAATGGAAACAGTGAGATCAAATGAAAACGACACCACCATTGATGAGTTGGGATCATCAAATTAATCTCATAGTCTCATTTtcacaaagaaccaaaaacaccCTCccctataaataaataaaaataaaggaaCACGTGCAATTAGACTATTTGATCGTGTTGACAACCCAGAAGAAGCAGAAGCACTCTTCACACAATTCCACAAAACT contains:
- the LOC126801125 gene encoding protein TIC 20-IV, chloroplastic-like, which produces MMATALSCGQSIFLFPPSSSSSRGTTKLNRVACKFNPKPLPIFLTSTPLNPFLPVLPRGLPSLDLSAASFTVLRGSEAGQSQKTSILLRQRKSSASVQAKKKDNSSITIPFPKMTEKPEWWWRTLACLPYLASMQMSDLGFYIMPFAEHYQLFGDLIYYVPGAIKRLPQWFPVTYCLLAYYFIVKRKEWPHFFRYHVIMAMLLETMLQVVAQGSNFFPLINLNGTFGIEYWAAMAFLYILILLECIRCALSGKYAKLPFFSTPALAHTLYTVEGRLRPF